One Staphylococcus ratti DNA segment encodes these proteins:
- the gyrA gene encoding DNA gyrase subunit A translates to MAEIPESRINERNISNEMRESFLDYAMSVIVSRALPDVRDGLKPVHRRILYGLNEQGMTPDKPYKKSARIVGDVMGKYHPHGDSSIYEAMVRMAQDFSYRYPLVDGQGNFGSMDGDGAAAMRYTEARMTKLALELLRDINKDTIDFIDNYDGNEREPSVLPSRFPNLLVNGASGIAVGMATNIPPHNMTEVINGVLSLSRNPEISINELMEDITGPDFPTAGLILGKSGIRRAYETGRGSIIMRARAEIESRGGGRERIVVTEIPFQVNKARMIEKIADLVRDKKIEGITDLRDETSLRTGVRVVIDVKKEANANVILNNLYKLTPLQTSFGVNMIALVNGRPQLINLKQALFHYLEHQKEVVRRRTAYNLRKAKDRAHILEGLRVALDHIDEIITIIRESDTDKVAMETLQTRFKLTERQAQAILDMRLRRLTGLERDKIEQEYHDLVAYIAELEAILADEEKLLDIVREELIEIRDKYGDERRTEIQLGGVDNLEDEDLIPEEQIVITLSHKNYIKRLPASTYRSQHRGGRGVQGMNTLEDDFVSQLVTTSTHDHILFFTNKGRVYKLKGYEVPELSRQSKGIPIVNAIELDNDETISTMIAVKDLESEDNFLVFATKKGLIKRSALSNFNRINKNGKIAINFRDDDELVAVRLTDGEKHILIGTADASLIRFKETDVRAMSRIAAGVRGIKLRDNDEVVGLGVANIDSEDEVLVVTEKGYGKRTPVSEYRLSNRGGMGVKTAKITERNGQLISIGTVSGDEDIMVVTNHGVIIRMEVQDISKNGRMTQGVRLIKMAEDQFVSTVAKVKREPEDLEENSEGEINKDGMETQTENVIEDTIAGDTIHTETVETETTGDDASSEERETLRQDFMERVNEDIESADHNENE, encoded by the coding sequence ATGGCTGAAATACCTGAATCAAGAATAAATGAACGAAATATAAGTAACGAGATGCGTGAGTCCTTTTTAGACTACGCGATGAGTGTCATTGTTTCTCGTGCTTTACCAGATGTAAGGGATGGCTTGAAGCCTGTACATCGTCGTATCTTATATGGCCTCAATGAGCAAGGTATGACACCAGATAAGCCATACAAAAAGTCTGCACGTATCGTCGGTGACGTTATGGGTAAATATCACCCTCACGGTGACTCTTCCATTTACGAAGCGATGGTACGTATGGCACAGGATTTCAGTTATCGTTATCCACTCGTAGACGGTCAAGGGAATTTTGGTTCTATGGATGGTGACGGTGCAGCCGCAATGCGTTATACCGAAGCACGTATGACAAAGCTTGCACTTGAATTATTAAGAGATATTAACAAAGATACGATTGATTTTATTGATAACTATGATGGAAATGAACGTGAACCGAGTGTTTTACCTTCACGTTTTCCAAACTTGCTTGTAAATGGTGCGTCTGGTATTGCCGTAGGTATGGCGACTAACATTCCACCACACAATATGACTGAAGTGATTAACGGTGTGTTGAGTTTAAGTCGAAATCCTGAAATATCTATTAATGAATTAATGGAAGATATCACAGGGCCAGACTTCCCTACAGCAGGTTTAATTCTTGGGAAAAGTGGCATTAGACGTGCGTATGAAACAGGCCGTGGTTCTATCATTATGCGTGCACGTGCTGAAATCGAATCACGCGGTGGTGGTCGTGAGCGTATTGTCGTAACAGAAATTCCATTCCAAGTGAATAAAGCACGTATGATTGAAAAAATCGCTGACCTTGTACGTGATAAAAAAATCGAAGGTATTACCGATTTACGTGATGAAACAAGTTTACGTACGGGTGTCCGTGTTGTTATTGATGTCAAAAAAGAAGCGAATGCGAATGTTATTTTAAATAACTTATACAAATTAACACCACTTCAAACGTCATTTGGTGTGAATATGATCGCACTTGTGAATGGGCGTCCACAGTTAATTAATTTAAAACAAGCCTTATTCCACTATTTAGAGCATCAAAAAGAAGTCGTACGTCGTCGTACAGCGTATAATTTGCGTAAAGCTAAAGATCGTGCGCACATTTTAGAAGGTTTACGTGTAGCGCTCGATCATATCGATGAAATTATTACGATTATTCGTGAATCTGATACAGATAAAGTTGCAATGGAAACCTTACAAACGCGCTTTAAATTAACAGAACGTCAAGCACAAGCCATCTTAGATATGCGTTTAAGACGTCTGACTGGCTTAGAACGTGACAAAATTGAACAAGAATATCATGACTTGGTTGCTTACATCGCAGAATTAGAAGCCATTTTAGCAGACGAAGAAAAATTGTTAGATATTGTGCGTGAAGAATTAATCGAAATTAGAGATAAATATGGCGATGAACGCCGTACTGAAATTCAACTTGGTGGCGTTGACAATCTCGAGGATGAAGATTTAATTCCAGAGGAACAAATTGTCATCACGTTGAGCCATAAAAATTACATTAAACGTTTGCCGGCATCGACGTATCGTTCACAACATCGTGGTGGGCGCGGCGTACAAGGTATGAATACGTTAGAAGATGACTTTGTCAGTCAACTTGTAACGACAAGTACGCACGACCATATTCTGTTCTTTACTAATAAAGGTAGAGTCTATAAATTAAAAGGTTATGAGGTGCCGGAACTCTCCCGTCAGTCTAAAGGGATCCCTATTGTGAATGCGATTGAATTAGACAACGACGAGACAATCAGTACGATGATTGCGGTTAAAGACTTAGAGTCTGAAGACAACTTCCTTGTTTTTGCGACGAAAAAAGGTTTAATCAAACGTTCGGCGTTAAGCAATTTCAACCGCATTAATAAAAATGGTAAAATCGCGATTAACTTCCGTGATGATGATGAATTAGTAGCCGTTCGTCTTACTGATGGTGAGAAGCACATTCTTATCGGAACAGCAGATGCTTCTTTAATTCGCTTTAAAGAAACGGATGTCCGTGCAATGAGTCGTATTGCAGCGGGTGTACGCGGAATTAAACTTCGCGATAACGATGAAGTGGTCGGTTTAGGTGTTGCTAACATCGATAGCGAAGATGAAGTATTAGTTGTAACTGAAAAAGGTTATGGTAAACGTACACCTGTAAGTGAATACCGTCTTTCAAATCGAGGCGGTATGGGTGTTAAAACGGCTAAAATCACTGAACGTAATGGTCAGCTAATAAGCATCGGCACCGTTTCTGGTGATGAAGATATTATGGTTGTGACGAATCATGGTGTTATTATTCGTATGGAAGTTCAAGACATCTCTAAAAATGGTCGTATGACACAAGGGGTTCGCTTAATTAAGATGGCAGAGGATCAGTTTGTATCTACAGTTGCTAAAGTGAAGCGAGAACCTGAAGATTTAGAGGAGAATAGCGAAGGTGAAATCAATAAAGATGGCATGGAAACACAAACAGAAAATGTCATTGAAGACACTATAGCTGGAGATACTATCCACACTGAAACTGTTGAGACAGAAACTACAGGAGACGATGCATCGTCGGAAGAACGTGAAACGTTAAGACAAGATTTTATGGAGCGTGTCAACGAAGATATTGAAAGCGCAGACCATAACGAGAACGAATAA
- a CDS encoding NAD(P)H-hydrate dehydratase, translating into MQTLTSVKIPKRKQETHKGDYGRILLIGGNANLGGAIMLAARACVYSGAGLITVATHPTNHAALHSRCPEAMVVDINDTKKLTKMIEASDCILIGPGLGLDFKGNNAMTFLLQNILPHQKLIVDGDAISIVSKLRPEIPSCHVIYTPHQMEWERLSGIPIEEQTYERNREAVNRLGATVVLKKHGTEIFFKDDEYKLQIGNPAMATGGMGDTLAGMITGFVGQFDNPIDAITSATYTHSYIGEKLSTTMYVVPPSKMIDEIPFAMKALEQ; encoded by the coding sequence GTGCAAACGTTAACAAGTGTTAAAATCCCTAAGCGAAAACAAGAAACGCACAAAGGGGATTATGGACGTATTCTTTTAATTGGTGGAAATGCAAATTTAGGTGGCGCCATTATGCTTGCAGCACGTGCATGTGTTTATAGTGGAGCAGGCCTTATTACTGTTGCAACGCATCCGACCAACCATGCAGCACTACATTCACGTTGTCCAGAAGCAATGGTAGTCGATATTAACGATACGAAAAAGCTTACAAAAATGATTGAAGCTTCAGATTGTATACTTATCGGTCCTGGTTTAGGACTTGATTTTAAAGGAAACAATGCGATGACGTTTTTACTTCAAAATATATTACCTCATCAAAAATTGATCGTGGATGGGGATGCTATTTCAATTGTGAGCAAACTACGACCAGAAATTCCATCATGTCATGTGATTTACACGCCACATCAAATGGAGTGGGAACGTTTGAGTGGTATTCCAATTGAAGAGCAAACTTACGAGCGCAACAGAGAAGCGGTAAACCGTTTAGGTGCCACAGTAGTGTTAAAAAAGCATGGCACTGAAATTTTCTTTAAAGATGACGAATACAAATTACAAATTGGTAATCCTGCCATGGCAACGGGTGGAATGGGGGACACACTTGCAGGTATGATAACAGGGTTTGTTGGACAATTTGATAATCCTATTGATGCGATTACTAGCGCAACATATACGCATAGTTATATCGGTGAAAAATTATCTACCACGATGTATGTTGTACCTCCTTCAAAAATGATTGACGAAATTCCATTTGCGATGAAGGCACTAGAACAATAA
- the hutH gene encoding histidine ammonia-lyase: MTLHLTGEQLSIHAIRDFLAQNDKVVVTEAALQRVEQSRATVERIIENKETVYGITTGFGLFSDVLIEQQKYNQLQVNLIRSHACGVGEPFSNDVALVMMVLRLNTLLKGHSGVTTQLVEQLTYFINERIIPVIPQQGSLGASGDLAPLSHLALALIGEGRVSYQGEILDSSSVLQKLNRAPLTLQAKEGLALINGTQAMTAQGVITFIEAESLGYEAEWIASLTHQALNGITDAYHEKVHLVRNFEEQTAVARRMSDWLEGSELTTRQGEVRVQDPYTLRCIPQIHGASFQVFNYVREKLEFEMNAANDNPLIFDESDETLVISGGNFHGQPVAFALDFLKIGISELANVSERRLERLVNPQLNGGLPAFLSPEPGLQSGAMIMQYAAASLVSENKTLAHPASVDSIPSSANQEDHVSMGTIASRHGYQILENVRRVLAIEAIIALQAVELKGVEGLSPKTRDKYETLRAFIPSITEDRQFHKDIDRMAQYLADEAYSA, encoded by the coding sequence ATGACATTACACTTAACTGGGGAGCAACTAAGCATTCACGCAATTCGAGATTTTTTAGCACAAAATGATAAAGTTGTCGTAACAGAAGCGGCACTTCAGCGTGTCGAACAAAGTCGCGCAACTGTTGAACGCATTATAGAAAATAAAGAAACGGTTTACGGCATCACAACAGGTTTTGGATTATTCAGTGATGTACTTATTGAACAACAAAAATATAACCAACTTCAAGTCAATTTAATCCGCTCACATGCATGTGGCGTAGGTGAACCTTTTTCAAATGATGTTGCGTTAGTGATGATGGTATTACGTCTTAATACGTTACTTAAAGGACATTCAGGTGTCACAACACAACTAGTAGAACAACTAACTTATTTTATAAATGAGCGAATTATTCCTGTTATTCCACAACAAGGATCTCTAGGAGCTTCAGGTGATTTAGCACCGTTATCACATTTAGCCCTTGCGCTAATAGGAGAAGGCCGTGTGTCATATCAAGGTGAAATTTTAGACAGCTCGTCAGTCTTACAAAAATTAAACCGAGCGCCTTTAACGTTACAAGCGAAAGAAGGACTCGCGTTAATTAATGGTACACAAGCCATGACAGCACAAGGTGTGATTACTTTCATAGAAGCAGAAAGTTTAGGCTATGAAGCGGAGTGGATTGCATCACTGACACATCAAGCTTTAAACGGTATTACAGATGCCTACCACGAAAAGGTACATTTGGTGCGAAATTTTGAAGAACAGACGGCAGTAGCGAGGCGTATGTCAGACTGGCTAGAAGGATCTGAGTTAACGACACGCCAAGGGGAAGTACGTGTTCAAGACCCGTATACGTTACGTTGCATTCCTCAAATTCATGGTGCGAGCTTCCAAGTTTTTAATTATGTACGTGAAAAATTAGAATTTGAAATGAACGCAGCCAATGATAATCCGCTTATTTTTGACGAAAGTGATGAGACGTTAGTCATTTCAGGCGGTAATTTTCACGGTCAACCTGTAGCTTTTGCGTTAGACTTCCTTAAAATTGGAATAAGTGAGTTAGCTAACGTGTCTGAACGTCGATTAGAACGTCTCGTCAATCCTCAACTTAATGGAGGATTACCAGCTTTTCTTAGTCCAGAGCCTGGCTTGCAAAGTGGCGCGATGATTATGCAATATGCAGCAGCAAGTTTAGTTTCGGAAAATAAAACATTAGCACATCCTGCAAGTGTGGATTCTATTCCTTCATCAGCAAACCAAGAAGATCACGTTTCTATGGGAACGATTGCTTCACGTCATGGCTACCAAATTTTAGAAAATGTGCGTCGTGTACTTGCCATTGAAGCGATTATTGCGCTACAAGCTGTGGAATTAAAAGGTGTTGAAGGCCTCTCTCCTAAAACACGTGACAAATACGAGACGTTAAGAGCATTCATTCCTTCGATTACTGAAGATCGTCAATTTCATAAAGATATTGATCGCATGGCACAGTATTTAGCAGATGAGGCATATTCTGCATAA
- the serS gene encoding serine--tRNA ligase, whose protein sequence is MLDIKLFRTSPEYVKEKIALRGDDTSVVDDILNLDTKRREFIQKTEELKSERNKASEAIAQKKRNKENADDAIQAQREVGEKIKAIDTELKEVDEALNDKLSRIPNLIHDDVPQGADDTENVEQKKWGTPRTFSFEPKAHWDLLESLKMADFERAAKIARARFVFLTEEGAKLERALMNYMLTKHTTQHGYREMIAPQLVNPKAMYGTGQLPKFEEDLFKVEKEGLYTIPTAEVPLTNYYRDEIIQPGVLPEKFTGQTACFRSEAGSAGRDTRGLIRLHQFNKVEMVRIEKPEDSWNALEEMTGHAEAILEELGLPYRRVILCTGDIGFGSSKTYDLEVWLPSYNDYKEISSCSNCVDFQARRANIRFKRDKDAKPEYAHTLNGSGLAVGRTFAAIVENYQNEDGSITVPEALVPFMGGQTVIKAL, encoded by the coding sequence ATGTTAGACATTAAATTGTTTAGAACAAGCCCTGAATATGTGAAAGAGAAAATCGCTTTACGCGGTGACGATACATCGGTTGTAGATGATATCTTAAACCTTGATACGAAGCGTCGTGAATTTATTCAAAAAACAGAAGAATTAAAATCAGAACGTAATAAAGCGTCTGAAGCTATCGCACAAAAGAAACGTAATAAAGAAAATGCGGATGATGCGATTCAAGCGCAACGTGAAGTTGGTGAAAAAATTAAAGCCATCGACACAGAATTAAAAGAAGTTGATGAAGCTTTAAATGATAAATTATCACGCATTCCTAACTTAATACATGATGACGTGCCTCAAGGTGCAGATGATACTGAAAACGTAGAACAGAAAAAATGGGGCACGCCAAGAACATTCAGTTTCGAACCTAAAGCGCATTGGGACTTATTAGAATCATTAAAAATGGCTGATTTTGAACGTGCAGCTAAAATTGCACGTGCACGCTTCGTCTTTTTAACAGAAGAAGGTGCAAAATTAGAGCGCGCATTAATGAACTATATGTTAACGAAACATACAACACAACATGGTTATAGAGAAATGATAGCGCCACAACTTGTAAACCCTAAAGCGATGTATGGTACTGGCCAATTGCCTAAGTTTGAAGAAGACTTATTTAAAGTTGAAAAAGAAGGCCTTTATACGATTCCTACAGCTGAAGTACCTTTAACAAACTATTACCGTGATGAAATTATACAGCCGGGTGTCTTACCTGAAAAATTTACTGGACAAACAGCTTGTTTTAGAAGTGAAGCAGGTTCTGCTGGACGTGATACACGTGGTCTTATCCGCTTACATCAATTTAACAAAGTAGAGATGGTTCGAATTGAAAAACCGGAAGATTCTTGGAATGCATTAGAAGAAATGACGGGTCATGCTGAAGCGATTTTAGAAGAGTTAGGCTTACCTTATCGTCGTGTTATTTTATGTACAGGAGATATTGGTTTCGGATCAAGTAAAACATACGATTTAGAAGTATGGTTACCAAGTTACAATGATTATAAAGAAATCAGTTCATGTTCTAACTGTGTAGATTTCCAAGCACGTCGCGCTAACATTCGTTTTAAACGTGATAAAGACGCGAAACCGGAATACGCACATACATTAAATGGTTCTGGTTTAGCTGTAGGTCGTACATTTGCAGCTATCGTAGAGAATTACCAAAATGAAGATGGCTCAATTACAGTGCCAGAAGCGCTTGTACCATTTATGGGCGGTCAAACAGTAATAAAAGCATTATAA
- a CDS encoding AzlC family ABC transporter permease, producing the protein MSYTTFKQGVKDCIPTLLGYAGVGFSFGIVGVASGFGVLEIALLSILVYAGAAQFIIIALMAVHTPIWIIVLTALIVNSRMFLLSMTLAPSFKNESLLQRIGIGALLTDETFGIAISPHSKGQFIGSRWMHGINLTAYLFWILICVFGALLGDILKHPEALGLDYAIVAMFIFLMVTQFEGIPKTKLHIYLYLVCIVTIMMCVLSIVMPSYIAILISSMVTAWIGVMMER; encoded by the coding sequence ATGTCATACACTACGTTTAAACAAGGGGTGAAAGATTGTATTCCTACATTGCTAGGTTATGCAGGTGTGGGATTTTCGTTTGGTATTGTTGGCGTGGCGTCAGGTTTTGGCGTACTAGAAATAGCGCTATTGTCTATTCTTGTATATGCAGGTGCAGCACAATTTATCATTATCGCTTTAATGGCTGTTCACACGCCCATTTGGATTATTGTCCTTACTGCGCTCATTGTGAACAGTCGGATGTTTTTGCTAAGTATGACACTTGCACCAAGTTTTAAAAATGAATCGTTGTTACAACGCATAGGTATCGGCGCATTATTAACAGATGAAACATTTGGTATTGCGATTTCTCCGCACTCAAAAGGGCAATTTATTGGTTCGCGTTGGATGCATGGCATTAATTTAACGGCTTATCTTTTTTGGATTTTAATATGTGTTTTTGGCGCATTGTTAGGGGACATACTGAAACATCCAGAAGCACTCGGATTAGATTATGCGATTGTGGCGATGTTTATCTTTTTAATGGTGACTCAATTTGAAGGGATACCAAAAACAAAATTACATATTTATCTTTATTTAGTCTGTATCGTGACGATAATGATGTGCGTATTAAGTATCGTAATGCCTTCATATATCGCTATTCTCATTTCATCAATGGTCACAGCATGGATAGGGGTGATGATGGAACGATGA
- a CDS encoding AzlD domain-containing protein, protein MTTYILWTILLSGLGTLILRITPFIAISKLDLSERFLKWLSFIPITLFTALVVDGLMIQQSGHWGYQFNWIFLISIIPTVIAGFFSRSLTVSVLVGISSVALLRLVLPY, encoded by the coding sequence ATGACGACGTATATACTATGGACAATACTTTTGTCTGGTTTAGGAACTTTAATTTTGCGTATTACACCTTTTATAGCAATTTCTAAATTGGATTTATCTGAACGATTTTTAAAGTGGCTCTCCTTTATACCGATTACGCTTTTTACAGCGCTTGTAGTAGATGGATTAATGATTCAACAAAGTGGCCACTGGGGGTATCAATTTAACTGGATTTTTCTCATCAGTATTATCCCAACAGTGATTGCTGGCTTCTTTTCCCGTAGTCTAACAGTATCTGTCCTTGTCGGGATTAGTAGCGTTGCGTTACTGAGGTTAGTCTTACCTTATTAA
- the metX gene encoding homoserine O-acetyltransferase MetX, whose amino-acid sequence MTEYTVDTLHLGKFTTESGETIQNLQLKYEHVGHRGQPLVLVCHALTGNHLTYGTEKKPGWWREIIDGGYMPLHDYQFLTFNVIGSPFGSSSRLTDDHFPNKLTIRDIVRAIELGLNALKFEKIEVLIGASLGGMQVLELLYNQKFTVKKAVILASTAKTSSYSRAFNEIARQAICLGGREGLSIARQLGFLTYRSSKSYEARFTPDEVVSYQKYQGDKFKVHFDLNCYLTLLDVLDSHDVFRGRKDVQQVFQSLDTRVLTMGFTDDLLYPDDQVAAIGEYFQYHRHFFVPDNVGHDGFLLNFNDWAPYLYHFLELSRFRR is encoded by the coding sequence ATGACGGAATATACAGTGGACACATTGCATTTAGGTAAGTTTACGACAGAATCTGGAGAGACTATTCAAAATTTGCAGTTAAAATATGAGCATGTTGGGCATCGAGGACAACCGCTCGTATTAGTGTGTCACGCGCTTACAGGGAATCATTTAACTTATGGGACGGAAAAGAAGCCAGGATGGTGGCGTGAAATTATTGATGGCGGCTATATGCCATTACATGATTATCAGTTTTTAACATTTAATGTGATTGGAAGTCCTTTTGGTTCAAGTTCCCGATTAACAGATGATCATTTTCCTAACAAATTGACTATTCGTGATATTGTACGTGCGATTGAGTTAGGCTTAAATGCGCTTAAATTTGAAAAAATTGAAGTGTTAATAGGGGCATCGCTCGGGGGAATGCAAGTTTTAGAATTATTATATAATCAAAAATTCACTGTGAAAAAGGCGGTTATTTTAGCATCTACAGCAAAAACGTCTTCTTATTCTCGTGCCTTCAATGAAATTGCACGACAAGCAATTTGTTTAGGAGGGAGGGAAGGCTTAAGTATTGCGCGACAACTAGGCTTTTTAACATACCGGTCGTCTAAAAGTTATGAAGCACGTTTTACACCTGATGAAGTGGTATCTTATCAGAAGTACCAAGGTGATAAGTTTAAAGTACATTTTGATTTGAATTGTTATCTTACATTGTTAGATGTTTTAGACAGTCACGATGTGTTCCGTGGCCGCAAAGACGTTCAGCAAGTGTTCCAATCTTTAGATACTAGAGTATTAACAATGGGCTTTACAGATGATTTATTATATCCGGATGATCAAGTTGCTGCGATAGGGGAGTACTTTCAATATCATCGTCATTTCTTTGTTCCAGATAACGTAGGGCATGATGGTTTTCTGCTGAATTTTAATGATTGGGCCCCTTACTTATATCATTTTTTAGAACTTTCGAGATTTAGACGCTAA
- a CDS encoding DUF2232 domain-containing protein: MTINLSLEVALLFSKIKPKETILGTIALILVALVMHFMPLLGVIVVFFAPLPGIILWYRSKYSFGIAALISILVATLTGSLFVQTFMIIILIASLVIGQLLIQRASKERILYFVTIVTSLVTLGAMILLQSIKKLPYAHELLEPYRRIMNETIQMQNLDDQASKVMEASIQQMAIQMPSFIVVGIALYFMLSLLIMFPILRQFKVATPVYRPLYLWQLRKSIFIIYAIALLVSIMTEPATTAHSISLNFILVLGFLLVIQGLSFIHYACSIKKFPIGVSVLLIVVGIVAYPLTRLIGLLDLGLNLKSMLKKR, from the coding sequence GTGACTATAAATCTAAGTTTGGAAGTGGCGTTATTGTTTTCAAAAATTAAACCTAAAGAAACCATATTAGGCACAATTGCATTAATTTTGGTCGCTTTAGTAATGCATTTCATGCCATTATTAGGCGTTATTGTTGTATTTTTTGCTCCGCTTCCGGGAATTATTCTTTGGTATCGCTCTAAATACTCGTTTGGTATTGCTGCACTGATTTCAATATTGGTCGCAACATTGACGGGCAGTCTATTTGTTCAAACGTTTATGATTATTATACTTATAGCGAGTTTAGTAATTGGACAATTGTTAATTCAACGAGCTTCTAAAGAACGTATTCTATACTTCGTCACAATTGTAACGAGCCTTGTGACGTTAGGAGCAATGATACTTTTACAGAGCATAAAAAAACTTCCTTATGCGCATGAATTGCTAGAACCATATAGAAGAATAATGAATGAAACGATTCAAATGCAAAATTTAGACGACCAAGCTTCAAAAGTAATGGAAGCGTCTATTCAACAAATGGCAATTCAAATGCCAAGTTTTATCGTGGTAGGTATCGCTTTATATTTTATGTTGTCATTGCTTATTATGTTTCCGATTTTACGTCAATTTAAAGTGGCAACACCGGTATATCGACCATTGTATTTATGGCAATTAAGAAAATCTATCTTTATTATATATGCCATTGCTTTATTAGTTAGCATTATGACAGAACCAGCAACAACCGCACATAGCATCAGTTTAAACTTTATCCTCGTACTTGGTTTCTTACTTGTCATCCAAGGTTTAAGTTTTATTCATTATGCTTGTTCTATTAAAAAATTCCCAATAGGTGTTTCTGTTCTTTTAATTGTTGTAGGTATTGTTGCTTATCCACTTACACGCCTAATTGGTTTATTAGATCTCGGATTGAATCTAAAAAGCATGCTTAAAAAACGTTAA